One window of the Nicotiana tabacum cultivar K326 chromosome 4, ASM71507v2, whole genome shotgun sequence genome contains the following:
- the LOC107819300 gene encoding L-Ala-D/L-amino acid epimerase-like: protein MGRIRLSQNFQSHSFRHSSTSVYTQLSKTPIFSLNFKNPKKTISACMAAAMPTLTPTNFGFKNLMETVTIDVHKAEGRPLNVPLIAPFTIASSRLDKVENVAIRIELSNGCVGWGEAPILPFVTAEDQPTALAKAAEACEFLRQSPEMTLNLALTKIGDVLPGHDFASVRAGVEMALIDAAANSIGIPLWRLFGGVSNSISTDITIPIVSPMEAFELASKYRKQGFKTLKLKVGKNLNGDIEVLQSIRAAHPDCLFILDANEGYTAQEAIKVLEKLYEMEVTPVLFEQPVHRDNWEGLGHVSQIAKDKYGVSVAADESCRSLADAKKIVQESLADVINIKLAKVGVLGALEIIDLARSVGLNLMIGGMVETRLAMGFAGHLAAGLGCFKFVDLDTPLLLAEDPVFGGYEVSGPDYNFSNARGHGGFLHWDSIA, encoded by the exons ATGGGTCGAATTAGGCTTTCTCAAAACTTCCAATCCCATAGCTTTCGTCACTCCTCTACATCAGTATATACCCAATTGTCCAAAACTCCAATCTTTTCACTCAATTTCAAGAATCCCAAAAAAACCATCTCTGCTTGCATGGCTGCAGCTATGCCAACGTTGACACCCACAAATtttgggttcaagaatttgatgGAAACAGTGACTATTGATGTTCACAAAGCGGAAGGAAGACCACTGAATGTGCCACTGATTGCTCCTTTTACAATCGCCTCATCAAGATTGGACAAAGTGGAAAACGTAGCTATAAGGATAGAGTTGAGTAATGGTTGTGTTGGGTGGGGTGAGGCTCCTATTCTTCCTTTTGTAACTGCAGAGGATCAGCCCACAGCCTTAGCTAAAGCAGCTGAAGCTTGTGAGTTTTTGAGGCAGAGTCCTGAAATGACTTTAAATCTTGCACTAACAAAAATTGGAGATGTGCTCCCTGGCCATGATTTTGCTTCT GTCAGGGCAGGAGTTGAGATGGCACTGATTGATGCAGCGGCGAACAGCATTGGAATACCTTTATGGAGACTATTTGGTGGAGTATCTAATTCAATATCTACTGACATTACA ATTCCGATAGTTTCACCCATGGAAGCTTTTGAACTGGCTTCAAAGTATCGTAAACAAGGTTTCAAGACCTTAAAGCTTAAGGTGGGCAAGAATTTGAACGGAGACATTGAAGTTCTTCAATCCATACGTGCAGCACATCCTGATTGCTTGTTTATCTTGGATGCTAATGAAGGTTACACCGCACAAGAAGCTATTAAAGTCCTGGAAAAGTTGTATG AAATGGAGGTGACACCGGTGCTCTTTGAACAACCTGTTCATAGAGACAATTGGGAAGGTCTTGGACATGTTAGTCAGATTGCAAAGGATAAATATGGGGTATCTGTTGCTGCTGATGAAAGCTGTCGAAGTTTGGCTGATGCTAAAAAGATAGTGCAAGAAAGTCTTGCTGATGTCATTAATATTAAGCTTGCCAAAGTGGGGGTGCTTGGGGCTCTCGAAATTATTGACTTGGCGAGATCCGTGGGCTTAAATTTGATGATTGGTGGTATGGTTGAAACCAGACTTGCCATGGGCTTTGCTGGTCATCTAGCTGCTGGACTTGGATGTTTCAA ATTTGTTGACCTAGACACACCCCTTTTGTTGGCAGAGGATCCAGTTTTTGGGGGTTATGAAG TTTCTGGACCTGATTACAACTTCTCGAATGCTAGAGGGCACGGCGGTTTTCTTCATTGGGACAGTATAGCATG A
- the LOC142179806 gene encoding uncharacterized protein LOC142179806 produces the protein MAKSSTGKTPFPLVYGAEALILVELGEPTLRYFHANEEANNEAMLVNLELLDERRDLAHIRMATQKQRMERYYNRRANLRRFKVGDLILRKVTQNTRELNAGKLGPTWEGPYQVSAITRKGSYELENQNGEKLPSNWNVVHLKRYYADKHRLYWKYCCTLFPFVQFLS, from the coding sequence ATGGCTAAATCGAGCACGGGGAAAACTCCTTTTCCCCTTGTATACGGAGCAGAAGCCTTAATTCTGGTGGAATTAGGGGAGCCTACCTTAAGGTACTTCCATGCAAATGAAGAAGCGAACAATGAAGCAATGTTGGTCAACTTGGAGTTACTCGATGAGCGCAGGGACTTGGCACATATAAGGATGGCGACacaaaagcagagaatggaaagatattacaatcgaagagccaaccttcgtCGCTTTAAAGTGGGAGATTTGattttaaggaaagtaactcaaaacacccgggAACTCAATGCAGGGAAGTTAGGCCCAACCTGGGAAGGCCCCTATCAGGTTTCAGCTATCACCaggaaaggttcatacgagttagAGAATCAGAATGGAGAAAAGttgccaagcaattggaatgtggtacacctcaagagatattatgctgaCAAACATCGTTTGTACTGGAAGTattgctgcactctttttcccttcgtccaaTTTTTGTCCTAA